Proteins from a genomic interval of Chionomys nivalis chromosome 7, mChiNiv1.1, whole genome shotgun sequence:
- the Canx gene encoding calnexin: MEGKWLLCLLLVLGTGAVQAHDGHDDDMIDIEDDLDDVIEEVEDSKSKSDTTTPPSPKVTYKAPVPTGEVYFADSFDRGSLSGWILSKAKKDDTDDEIAKYDGKWEVDEMKDTKLPGDKGLILMSRAKHHAISAKLNKPFLFDTKPLIVQYEVNFQNGIECGGAYVKLLSKTSELNLDQFHDKTPYTIMFGPDKCGEDYKLHFIFRHKNPKTGVYEEKHAKRPDADLKTYFTDKKTHLYTLILNPDNSFEILVDQSVVNSGNLLNDMTPAVNPSREIEDPEDRKPEDWDERAKIPDPDAVKPDDWDEDAPAKIPDEEATKPEGWLDDESDYIPDPDADKPEDWDEDMDGEWEAPQIANPKCESAPGCGVWQRPMIDNPNYKGKWKPPMIDNPNYQGVWKPRKIPNPDFFEDLEPFKMTPFSAIGLELWSMTSDIFFDNFIISGDRRVVDDWANDGWGLKKAADGAAEPGVVGQMLEAAEERPWLWVVYILTVALPVFLVILFCCSGKKQSSAMEYKKTDAPQPDVKEEEGKEEEKNKGDEEEEEEEEEKLEEKQKSDAEEDGGSGSQDEEDRKPTAEEDEILNRSPRNRKPRRE, translated from the exons ATGGAAGGGAAGTGGTTACTGTGTTTGCTACTggtccttggaactggagctgttCAGGCTCATGATGGACATGATGATGACATGATTGATATTGAAGATGATCTTGATGATGTTATTGAAGAGGTAGAAGATTCAAAATCGAAATCAGATACCACCACTCCTCCATCTCCAAAG GTCACCTACAAAGCTCCAGTTCCAACAGGGGAGGTTTATTTTGCTGACTCCTTTGACAGAGGGTCTCTGTCAGG GTGGATTTTATCTAAAGCCAAAAAAGATGACACTGATGATGAAATTGCCAAATACGATG GAAAGTGGGAGGTAGATGAAATGAAGGACACAAAGCTTCCAGGTGATAAAGGACTTATACTGATGTCTCGGGCCAAGCATCATGCCATCTCTGCTAAACTGAACAAGCCCTTTCTGTTTGATACAAAGCCTCTCATTGTTCA GTATGAGGTTAATTTTCAGAATGGAATAGAGTGTGGGGGAGCCTATGTGAAGCTGCTTTCCAAGACCTCAGAACTCAATTTG GATCAGTTCCACGACAAGACTCCCTATACTATTATGTTTGGTCCAGATAAATGTGGAGAGGACTACAAACTGCACTTCATCTTTCGCCACAAAAACCCCAAGACAGGTGTATATGAAGAAAAGCACGCTAAGAGGCCAGATGCAGATCTGAAGACCTATTTCACTGACAAGAAAACGCATCTTTACACATTAA TCTTGAACCCAGACAATAGTTTTGAAATATTAGTTGACCAGTCTGTTGTGAACAGTGGAAATCTGCTAAATGACATGACTCCTGCTGTAAACCCTTCACGTGAAATTGAGGACCCAGAAGACCGGAAGCCTGAGGACTGGGATGAAAGGGCCAAAATACCAGATCCAGATGCTGTCAAGCCAGATGACTG gGATGAAGATGCCCCTGCTAAAATTCCAGATGAAGAGGCCACAAAGCCTGAAGGCTGGCTAGATGATGAGTCTGATTATATCCCAGACCCCGATGCGGACAAACCAGAGGATTG GGATGAGGATATGGATGGAGAGTGGGAGGCTCCTCAGATTGCCAACCCGAAATGTGAGTCAGCCCCTGGGTGTGGTGTCTGGCAGCGACCTATGATTGACAACCCCAATTATAAGGGTAAATGGAAACCTCCCATGATTGACAATCCTAACTACCAG gGAGTCTGGAAACCAAGGAAAATACCAAATCCAGATTTCTTTGAAGACCTGGAACCTTTTAAGATGACTCCTTTCAGTGCTATTGGCTTGGAGCTCTGGTCCATGACTTCCGACATTTTTTTTGACAACTTTATTATTAGTGGTGACCGCAGAGTAGTTGACGATTGGGCCAATGATGGATGGGGCCTGAAGAAAGCTGCTGATGGGGCTGCTGAG ccaGGTGTAGTGGGACAGATGCTGGAGGCAGCTGAAGAACGTCCATGGCTCTGGGTGGTCTACATTCTGACTGTAGCTTTGCCAGTGTTCCTTGTGATCCTCTTCTGCTGTTCTGGAAAG AAACAGTCCAGTGCTATGGAGTACAAGAAGACGGATGCGCCGCAGCCAGatgtgaaggaggaagaagggaaggaagaagagaagaacaagggggatgaagaagaagaagaagaagaagaagagaaacttG aagagaaacagaaaagtgatGCTGAAGAAGATGGTGGCAGTGGCAGTCAAGATGAGGAAGATAGAAAACCTACAGCAGAG GAGGATGAAATTTTGAACAGATCACCAAGAAACAGAAAGCCACGAAGAGAGTGA